A genomic region of Haliotis asinina isolate JCU_RB_2024 chromosome 1, JCU_Hal_asi_v2, whole genome shotgun sequence contains the following coding sequences:
- the LOC137276413 gene encoding uncharacterized protein, whose amino-acid sequence MFMLELQNMIESSTLRGLSVGQEFMEILLLLYADDLCLVDDSVIGLQRKIDILDSFCNKWGLQVNLDKTEVMVFRNGGILRHYEKWFFSGSQIKVTTYYNYLGILFSNRLSWSKCVDTLAVKGNKALFFIKKLLFMLPGLPVNIAFKLFDIKIKPVLLYGAEVWGFQRYPVLESLHSNFCKFVLGVSKYNSGNAVLAECGRHRLYIDYHVKCVKYWCKLLRMDNSRYPRQCYLLMKQLDESGRTTWASGLRQLLSSFGFGDVWWFQDIGDMDRFLMLFKQRICECNVQVMFDNISTSYRLKHYLQLKSCFDTEYYVMNIRNWELRRCFCLLRLDELPIQTTIGRRYGIDKRLCFCKYCNDKIVEDVMHFIFVCPMYNLVRARYIPSLFSDNPTAYSYTQLVCSKDHQTILNVAKYVKHCLTLRSA is encoded by the coding sequence atgtttATGTTAGAACTTCAGAATATGATAGAATCGTCCACTCTAAGAGGTTTATCGGTTGGCCAAGAGTTTatggaaatattattattactatatgCGGATGATTTATGTTTAGTTGATGACAGTGTCATTGGACTGCAGCGGAAGATAGATATCCTTGATAGTTTTTGTAATAAGTGGGGTCTTCAAGTTAATTTAGATAAAACAGAAGTCATGGTTTTCAGAAATGGTGGTATATTAAGGCATTATGAAAAATGGTTCTTTAGTGGCTCTCAGATAAAGGTTACTACGTATTATAATTATTtgggcattttgttttcaaatagatTGTCTTGGTCAAAGTGTGTAGACACGTTAGCTGTCAAAGGCAACAAGGcgctgtttttcatcaaaaagttACTTTTTATGCTCCCGGGATTGCCAGTTAATATTGCATTTAAACTATTCGACATTAAAATTAAGCCTGTGTTGCTATATGGTGCTGAAGTCTGGGGATTTCAGAGATATCCAGTGTTAGAATCATTACATTCTAATTTCTGTAAGTTTGTGCTGGGCGTTAGCAAATATAATTCTGGTAATGCTGTTTTGGCAGAGTGTGGTAGACATCGATTGTATATAGATTATCATGTCAAATGTGTTAAGTATTGGTGCAAACTTTTGAGGATGGATAATAGCAGATATCCCAGGCAGTGTTATCTTTTAATGAAACAACTCGATGAATCTGGCAGGACAACATGGGCGAGTGGTCTAAGGCAGCTACTTTCCAGCTTTGGATTTGGTGATGTGTGGTGGTTTCAGGATATTGGCGATATGGATAGGTTTTTAATGCTGTTTAAGCAACGCATATGTGAGTGTAATGTGCAAGTAATGTTTGATAACATAAGTACATCTTATAGGTTAAAACATTATCTCCAGTTAAAATCATGCTTTGATACAGaatattatgtcatgaatattagAAACTGGGAGTTGAGGAGATGCTTTTGTTTGCTTCGATTAGATGAGTTGCCTATTCAAACAACCATTGGGCGAAGGTATGGTATCGATAAACGATTGTGTTTCTGTAAGTATTGTAATGATAAGATAGTTGAAGATGTTATGCACTTCATATTTGTGTGCCCAATGTATAATTTGGTAAGGGCTAGATATATACCATCTCTATTTTCCGATAACCCCACTGCTTACTCATATACGCAACTAGTATGTAGTAAAGATcatcaaaccatactcaatgtagcaaaatatgttaaacattGTTTGACTCTCCGCAGTGCATAA
- the LOC137283562 gene encoding steroid 17-alpha-hydroxylase/17,20 lyase-like yields the protein MALLENVPYLDQLLDFLKGKEELLPKSLTGRAILVGTIAGVTVYLITKKRYNLPPGPRGLPLLGNLLDFRNARIYEKMMEWKAKYGPVVKFNIGHITIVGLNSIDVVMEAMVKRQADFAGRVQVYSALLLSDGGRNIVLSDYSPTWKLHRKLATKALRYYMTGTHLDEGIKRTLTKSIGLIKERKGPFNPHDIISLTVFNIINNICFNFTCEVSDNYFRDMLQFLNVFLDEFGNGFLEDIIPPLRLFPTKKLKSIMKETDKFFGLLNEELVKHRQTIRKDAIRDFCDALLLAQEEAYQDEDPDVMSQITDRHIVQTLGDIFGAGMDTSRISLLWTLLALAQHPDIQYKLHAEVDHVLGGREFPSVSDRSNLPYTEAVLHESMRLYMVVPCGIPHKTLCDTKVGGYDIPKGTTVLINHYALHQDPEQWSEPHIFNPDRFLDQNGKMAAKPDSWLPFSAGRRVCLGESVAKPELHLLLAGIMRHFKVSLPPGAKVNTEPRGGSFFTLPQDYEISFESKV from the exons ATGGCGCTACTGGAGAACGTCCCTTACCTGGACCAGCTGCTGGACTTTCTCAAAGGGAAGGAGGAATTGTTACCGAAGAGTCTCACAGGTCGGGCTATTCTAGTGGGAACAATTGCTGGAGTAACCGTTTATCTGATAACCAAGAAGAGGTACAACCTACCCCCTGGACCAAGAGGCCTGCCGTTGCTTGGGAACCTcctag ACTTCCGAAATGCAAGAATCTACGAGAAGATGATGGAGTGGAAGGCCAAGTATGGTCCAGTTGTCAAGTTTAATATCG GACACATTACAATTGTGGGACTAAACAGTATCGACGTCGTCATGGAGGCCATGGTTAAAAGACAGGCAGACTTTGCTGGACGGGTTCAGGTGTATTCCG CCCTGCTCCTGAGTGACGGAGGGAGGAATATCGTCTTAAGCGACTACAGTCCTACTTGGAAACTGCACAGAAAGCTGGCTACAAAAGCGTTGAG GTACTACATGACGGGCACCCACCTTGACGAGGGAATAAAACGAACTCTGACCAAAAGCATCGGTCTGATAAAGGAGAGAAAGGGGCCATTCAATCCTCATGATATCATCTCCCTCACTGTgttcaacatcatcaacaacatctgCTTTAATTTCAC ATGTGAGGTCAGCGACAACTACTTCAGAGACATGCTGCAATTTTTGAATGTCTTTCTGGATGAATTCGGCAACGGATTTCTTGAGGACATAATTCCCCCTCTTCGTCTCTTCCCTACCAAGAAGTTGAAAAGTATCATGAAGGAAACTGATAAGTTCTTTGGCTTGTTGAATGAAGAACTTGTCAAGCATCGGCAGACCATACGTAAAG ATGCCATCCGAGATTTCTGTGATGCCCTATTGCTGGCTCAAGAAGAGGCATACCAGGATGAGGacccggatgtgatgtcacaaatCACCGACCGTCATATCGTACAAACTCTTGGCGATATATTTGGTG CGGGGATGGACACCTCTCGCATCAGCCTGCTGTGGACACTACTTGCCCTGGCTCAGCATCCAGACATTCAATACAAGCTTCACGCTGAGGTGGACCACGTTCTGG GCGGACGTGAATTCCCTAGTGTATCGGACAGGAGTAATCTCCCTTACACTGAGGCTGTGCTGCACGAGAGTATGAGGCTCTATATGGTGGTACCATGTGGAATCCCTCACAAGACACTATGTGATACCAAAGTGG GTGGTTATGACATTCCAAAAGGTACTACCGTGCTTATTAACCACTACGCGCTGCATCAGGATCCAGAGCAGTGGAGTGAGCCTCATATATTCAATCCAGATCGGTTCCTTGACCAGAATGGTAAGATGGCTGCCAAACCGGACAGCTGGCTTCCGTTCTCCGCAGGAAGAAGAGTGTGCCTAGGAGAGAGCGTGGCCAAACCGGAACTGCATCTTCTGCTGGCTGGAATCATGAGGCATTTCAAAGTATCCCTCCCACCTGGAGCTAAGGTGAATACTGAGCCACGTGGAGGGTCTTTCTTTACCTTACCACAGGATTATGAAATCAGCTTTGAATCGAAAGTATAG